A single window of Nicotiana sylvestris chromosome 3, ASM39365v2, whole genome shotgun sequence DNA harbors:
- the LOC138888119 gene encoding uncharacterized protein, producing MNDKVRIDIDDNMEETQNNVNPSREHVIDISETVVPKAKPPLYPQSLTKQNNENQFKKFIDMMKSLSINVPLVETLEQIPRYAKFMKDLVTKKRSMNCETIKMTHQVSAIVHSMAPKLEDPGAFTIPCTIGSTDFAKALCDLGASINLMPYSMFKTLEIGQPRPTSMRLQMANTTMKSPLGIIDDVLVRVDKFILHVDFVTLNCEVDYEVPIILGDLS from the coding sequence ATGAATGATAAAGTGAGGATAGACATTGATGACAATATGGAGGAGACACAAAAtaatgtgaacccatctagggaacatgtGATAGACATATCGGAAACGGTAGTGCCCAAAGCCAAGCCTCCACTATATCCTCAAAGTCTCACAAAGCAAAACAATGAGAACCAGTTCAAGaaatttattgatatgatgaaaagtttgtccataaatgtgcctttggttgaAACTCTAGAACAAATTCCGAGATATGCcaagttcatgaaggacttggtaacaaagaagagatcAATGAACTGTGAAACAATCAAAatgacacatcaagtgagtgcTATTGTACACTCTATGGCTCCAAAGTTAGAAGACCCCGGTGCCTTTACAATCCCATGCACTATTGGTAGTACAGATTTTGCCAAAGCTttgtgtgatttgggggcaagtattaACTTGATGCCCTATTCTATGTTCAAGACATTGGAGATTGGGCAACCAAGGCCCACatccatgaggttgcaaatggcaaATACGACAATGAAGAGTCCATTGGGGATAATTGATGATGTGCTAGTTCGGGTCGACAAGTTCATACTTCATGTAGATTTTGTGACACTTAACTGTGAGGTTGACTATGAGGTGCCAATCATATtgggagacctttcctag